TAGTAAAAATGATTtcttgcattttctttttctttggggAAATAATTTCAACAATccacaattattattttaaaaaaatgaagcgGCTCAATTGTGTTATGTTAAGGTCAATACAATTTTTAACATGATGAAGTGACTTCAAATACGCTTTATCAGAAGGTAGAGAAAAGAGTTAGAAGTTATTAATGTTCATTTACAAAAAagccggagagagagacagtttaCTCTCCTCTCCGTATCTTTCAGGTGTCACCATGAGCCGACCCGGGACCTCGGCACCGCTCTCCACCCATCTGCTGCTCTTCCTGTCCACCGTCATCTCAGCCACACTTGCGGGTTCCCCGGCCTTCGCCGCCAACGACACGGTCGGCAACAGCACCAGGTGCGGGGGGGGCAGTGTCTGCGTGGAAGGCGTCATCCTGCCGATgtggaagccggagaaccctgCCTTCGCCGACCGCCTGGCCAGGGCCACCGTGTACTTCGTGGGGCTGGCGTACATGTTCCTGGGCGTGTCCATCATCGCTGATCGCTTCATGGCGTCCATCGAGGTCATCACCTCCCAGGAGAGGCAGATCACCATCAAGAAGCCCGACGGGGAGAAGGTCACCGCCACGGTGCGCGTCTGGAATGAGACAGTGTCCAACCTGACCCTGATGGCGCTTGGTTCCTCCGCGCCAGAGATCCTCCTGTCGGTAGTGGAGGTGTGCGGTCACAACTTCGATGCCGGCGAGCTGGGCCCCAACACCATTGTGGGGAGCGCCGCATTCAACATGTTCGTCATCATCGGCTTCTGTGTTTCCGTCATTCCAGAGGGGGAGACCAGGAAGGTCAAGCACCTCCGGGTGTTCTTCGTCACCGCCGCCTGGAGCGTCTTTGCGTACATCTGGCTCTACCTGATCCTGGCCGTCTTCTCCCCGGGCGTGGTGGAGATATGGGAGGGTCTGGTAacactcttcttcttccctaTTTGCGTCGGATTCGCGTACGCCGCCGACCGCCGGCTCCTTTTCTACAAGTACATGCGCAAGCGGTACAGAGCGGGGAAGCAGAAGGGAATGATCATCGAGACGGAGGGAGAACCCGAGCTTCCCCCGAAGGCCGACATCGAGATGGACGGGAGGATGCTCGCCGCCGACAGAGAGGAGTACGATTTCAAGGAGccagatgaggaggaggcccgCAGGGAGGTGGCCCgcatcctgaaggagctgaagcaGAAGCATCCCGAGAAGGACATGGAGCAGTTGACAGAGCTTGCCAACTACCAGGTTCTGACGCTGCAGCAGAAGAGTCGGGCTTTCTACCGCTGTCAGGCCACCAGGATCATGACAGGAGCGGGAAATGTCCTGAAGAAGCACGCCGCCGACCAGGCCAAGAGGGCCGCCCGGCACGACATCTGCTCTGAGGTTTCGGTGAACGACTTCTCCACCAAGGTGTTCTTCGACCCTTGCACCTACCAGTGTCTGGAGAACTGTGGCACCGTGGCGCTGAATGTCGTGCGCCGCGGCGGAGACCCAACGAGTGCCATCTCGGTGGATTACCGTACCGAAGACGGCACCGCCAACGCCGGCTCGGATTACCGGTTTACCGAGGGAACCATTGTGTTCATTGCAGGGGAGACCGAAAAGGAACTCCGCATCGACATAATCGACGACGACATCTTCGAGGAGGACGAGCACTTCCTGGTTCACCTCAGCAACGTGAAGGTCATATCAGAGGGCGCCGGCTGGGACGGGCTTAAGGCAAACCACCATGACCCCCTCGCCAGTTTGGGCCTGCCGTGCTCGGCCACCGTCACCATCTTCGACGACGACCACGCGGGGATCTTTACCTTCGAGAATCCGGCGCTTACCGTAAGCGAGAGCGTTGGGGTGATGGAGGCGAGGGTGGTCCGGACCTCAGGAGCTCGCGGGGTCGTGGCGGTTCCGTACAAAACCAGGGAAGGAACAGCTAAGGGGGGTGGCGAGGACTTTGAGGACACGCACGGTGTCCTGGAGTTCGAGAACGATGAGATCTTGTGAGTACAAATCTTCCGTGTCAGGTCTGTGAGTCCTCTGCTATGCATCTTGGATATTTGAACCGTATGTTTACTGTTTAATGACTGATGATTCTTTTCTCGCTAAAGTGGCGTCTAGACAAAGGGCCCTCAATTCACTAAAGTTCATGAATTAATCAGAAGAAGCCGGTTGATGTGTCAGACTAGTTTAAACACAGAGCTCACGGTTGTTTCTGTGGGGCCATGGTCTATTAGGGAGGGGCCAAGGTGGACCTCAGTCAGAATTGGGGGAGATGCTCTAAAAAACACCAGTTCATGTTTGTAAGAAGTCAGGTAAAATAATCCTTAGCAAAGTGGAAAACAACaagagaatgaaaagaaaacaaatagtcAAACAGTAAAAGGTATAATGAATTAGTGAATAGAGAATAAGAAATAGAATATAATCAGATTATCATCATATTTTAAATCAGGAACTATGTCATGAAAGCATAACAGATGTGTGAACATTTTGGTTTCTCCTCTAAAAGCTCAATGATAGCtggtatgaggggggggggggtctgtctgtATCTCCTCCTCCGGTCAGGTGACTCCCCCAGGTTTACATGCCTCACTCAGACTATTTCCATTTCTGCAGGGCAGTTGGAATTTAATGACAACACGTTTTATTTCCAGAGCATAAATAGTCGTTGTGTCGGCGTATCAATGAGGATGCTGCAGAGCCGTATATGGACACGGTTATTGATGATATATTAGTGGTGCGGAGGAAGATCACAGATCAGCATACAGACAAAAGGGATCAAGTATATATTTTAGATCTGTGAACatgattataattattattatcatcgaTGATCCGTACTGACAACTAGAGATCCCTTTGTTGTTTGGGTATAACAGCTGGTCTACAAGGATCCACAATAATTATTTTAGTAAACCGACCCAAGAATGATTTCAACATTCTGAGGTTACGAAACCATTAAAAActctaaatgttattttttttaaacctttttttagtaAATTATTGTATAAAGTATGGAGTATGGAAGTCAAACACGTCCTAGTTTATGTCTAATATCTATTTCATATTTATGGGAAAACATCTACTACATAGTTTATCACCAAAAGTGTTACAGATGAACACATTTCCACGTCATGATAACGTTACCGATAATCTTCTGGGGTTTACTGggcagagcctgaacgcatcacaatGTAACTGGAGTGAACCCTGTTAGTTAGATGCAAGC
The sequence above is a segment of the Gasterosteus aculeatus chromosome 9, fGasAcu3.hap1.1, whole genome shotgun sequence genome. Coding sequences within it:
- the LOC120824582 gene encoding sodium/calcium exchanger 1, producing the protein MSRPGTSAPLSTHLLLFLSTVISATLAGSPAFAANDTVGNSTRCGGGSVCVEGVILPMWKPENPAFADRLARATVYFVGLAYMFLGVSIIADRFMASIEVITSQERQITIKKPDGEKVTATVRVWNETVSNLTLMALGSSAPEILLSVVEVCGHNFDAGELGPNTIVGSAAFNMFVIIGFCVSVIPEGETRKVKHLRVFFVTAAWSVFAYIWLYLILAVFSPGVVEIWEGLVTLFFFPICVGFAYAADRRLLFYKYMRKRYRAGKQKGMIIETEGEPELPPKADIEMDGRMLAADREEYDFKEPDEEEARREVARILKELKQKHPEKDMEQLTELANYQVLTLQQKSRAFYRCQATRIMTGAGNVLKKHAADQAKRAARHDICSEVSVNDFSTKVFFDPCTYQCLENCGTVALNVVRRGGDPTSAISVDYRTEDGTANAGSDYRFTEGTIVFIAGETEKELRIDIIDDDIFEEDEHFLVHLSNVKVISEGAGWDGLKANHHDPLASLGLPCSATVTIFDDDHAGIFTFENPALTVSESVGVMEARVVRTSGARGVVAVPYKTREGTAKGGGEDFEDTHGVLEFENDEIFKTIQINIIDDEEYEKNKNFFLEIGEPQLLEMSERKAVLLQEVGGFVKTGRDVYRKVQGRDHPAPSAVISITDEGGEEVLTKKEKEERRIAEMGRPMLGEHIKLEVIIEESYEFKSTVDKLLKKTNLALVIGTNSWREQFVEAITVSSGGDDDDECSEEKLPSCFDYVMHFLTVFWKLLFALVPPTDYFNGWACFVVSISVIGLLTAFIGDLASHFGCTVGLKDSVTAVVFVALGTSVPDTFASKVAAIQDQYADASIGNVTGSNAVNVFLGIGVAWSIAAVYHYSKGQQFKVDPGTLAFSVTLFTIFAFICIAVLLYRRRPEIGGELGGPRVPKILTTCLFFSLWLMYIVFSSLEAYCHVKGF